One segment of Triticum aestivum cultivar Chinese Spring chromosome 2A, IWGSC CS RefSeq v2.1, whole genome shotgun sequence DNA contains the following:
- the LOC123190673 gene encoding probable xyloglucan endotransglucosylase/hydrolase protein 12, translating into MKMDISSRAVLLVAVAAAATIGLAGASFRDNCDIKWNAENAAFSDDGHGLTMSLKSNTSGCLLQTKQQFIYGSVSTRIKLVPGNSAGTVTTYYTSSVGKDHDEIDFEFLGNETGKPYTLHTNVFADGVGKKEMQFVPWFDPTTDYHTYTISWTPCMIVWYVDDVPIRVFRNYRDKGIAYPIKRPMFGYSSIWSAEDWCTQGGRVKADWSKAPFVASYRDMVLDVCPCDGSDSCVYGCEGAFGHGGQQQNCAGLSDQQRTKMLEKQKYNRIYDYCVDYKDNKKPGPECSLPQY; encoded by the exons ATGAAGATGGATATCAGCTCAAGGGCGGTCCTCCTGGTCGCGGTCGCGGCGGCGGCCACCATTGGCCTCGCCGGCGCCAGTTTCCGGGACAACTGCGACATCAAGTGGAACGCCGAGAACGCGGCCTTCTCCGACGACGGCCACGGCCTCACCATGTCCCTGAAGAGCAACACCTCCGGCTGCTTGCTGCAGACGAAGCAGCAGTTCATCTACGGCAGCGTCTCCACCCGCATCAAGCTCGTCCCGGGGAACTCCGCCGGCACCGTCACCACATACTAC ACATCGTCGGTGGGGAAGGACCACGACGAGATCGACTTCGAGTTCCTGGGGAACGAGACGGGGAAGCCCTACACGCTGCACACCAACGTGTTCGCCGACGGCGTGGGCAAGAAGGAGATGCAGTTCGTGCCCTGGTTCGACCCCACCACCGACTACCACACCTACACCATCTCCTGGACGCCCTGCATGATCGTCTGGTACGTCGACGACGTCCCCATCAGGGTGTTCCGCAACTACCGGGACAAGGGCATCGCGTACCCGATCAAGCGGCCCATGTTCGGCTACTCCAGCATCTGGTCGGCGGAGGACTGGTGCACGCAGGGCGGCCGCGTCAAGGCCGACTGGTCCAAGGCGCCCTTCGTCGCCAGCTACCGCGACATGGTCCTCGACGTCTGCCCCTGCGACGGAAGCGACTCCTGCGTCTACGGCTGCGAGGGGGCCTTCGGCCATGGAGGCCAGCAGCAGAACTGTGCTGGCCTCAGCGACCAGCAGCGGACCAAGATGCTCGAGAAGCAGAAGTACAACAGGATATACGACTACTGCGTCGACTACAAGGACAACAAGAAGCCCGGCCCCGAGTGCAGCCTGCCGCAGTACTGA
- the LOC123190672 gene encoding probable inactive UDP-arabinopyranose mutase 2, with amino-acid sequence MSLEVHDSEVDIVIAALQPNLTSFFQAWQPFFSRFDIIVVKDPELTADLQIPSGFNVKVYTKSDIDGLLGATSINFSGHSCRYFGYLVSRKKYVISIDDNCLPAKDPAGMTVDAVTQHMINLKTPATPFFFNTLYDPYRKGADFVRGYPFSLREGVECMLSCGLWLHNADYDPMTHVVKRNQRNTNYVDAVMTVPLGAMFPVSGINVAFNREVLGPVMFPGLRIRKEGKHRWDTLEDIWNGLCAKVVCDSLGYGVKTGLPYVMRSDAEAGKALESLKEWEGVKVMDDVLPFFESLKLSRTAVTVDDCIKELAGVVRQKLAPKNAIFAKAADAMEEWTKLWKSHGAQNA; translated from the coding sequence ATGTCTTTGGAAGTTCATGATAGCGAGGTTGACATTGTGATTGCAGCACTCCAGCCCAACCTGACCTCTTTCTTTCAGGCGTGGCAGCCATTTTTCTCCCGGTTTGACATCATTGTTGTCAAAGACCCAGAGTTGACAGCAGATCTTCAGATCCCTTCAGGTTTTAATGTGAAGGTTTACACAAAGTCTGACATTGATGGACTGCTTGGTGCCACATCCATCAACTTCTCTGGCCACTCATGCCGTTACTTTGGATACCTTGTTTCACGCAAGAAGTATGTCATCTCGATTGATGACAACTGCCTCCCAGCAAAGGACCCTGCCGGGATGACTGTTGATGCTGTTACACAGCACATGATCAATTTGAAGACACCAGCtactcctttcttcttcaacacaCTGTATGACCCATACCGCAAGGGTGCTGACTTTGTCCGTGGATACCCATTCAGCCTGCGTGAGGGGGTTGAATGCATGCTCTCATGTGGGCTCTGGCTGCACAATGCGGACTACGACCCAATGACGCATGTGGTGAAGCGGAACCAGCGCAACACGAACTATGTGGATGCTGTGATGACAGTTCCGCTCGGTGCGATGTTCCCTGTCAGCGGGATAAATGTTGCATTCAACCGTGAGGTTCTGGGGCCTGTGATGTTCCCTGGCCTGCGGATCCGCAAGGAAGGGAAGCACAGATGGGACACCCTTGAAGACATATGGAATGGCCTGTGTGCTAAGGTGGTCTGCGACAGCTTGGGCTACGGCGTGAAGACTGGACTGCCTTACGTGATGAGAAGTGATGCAGAGGCAGGCAAGGCCTTGGAGAGCCTCAAAGAGTGGGAAGGGGTGAAAGTGATGGACGATGTCCTTCCCTTCTTCGAGTCGCTCAAGCTCTCGAGGACCGCAGTTACTGTCGATGACTGCATTAAGGAGCTAGCTGGCGTTGTGAGGCAGAAGCTGGCGCCAAAGAATGCAATCTTCGCCAAAGCTGCCGATGCCATGGAGGAATGGACCAAGCTCTGGAAATCTCATGGAGCTCAGAACGCGTAA